In the Deinococcus ficus genome, one interval contains:
- the ilvA gene encoding threonine ammonia-lyase, biosynthetic, producing the protein MTSEQEWTDVTPGGLDAMDVLRLALTGKVYGAAQETPLSFAPALSARLGSGVWLKREDQQPIFSFKLRGAYNRMAHLTPQERAAGVIAASAGNHAQGVAFAAQELGVRAVIVMPATTPDIKVRACRARGAEVVLHGDSFSDAEAHAYGLQARDGLTFVHPYDDPLVLAGQGTVGLELLRQVEDTGPTTVFVPVGGGGLIAGTAAVLKALRPGWRVVGVQPEDSDAMVQSVHAGERVRLEQVGLFADGVAVKQVGAHTFALTRRYVDDWVRVSTDEICAAMKDVFDDTRAVMEPAGALAVAGLKKYATDHGLHGETLVAVTSGANLNFDRLRHVSERTEIGEKREAILAVTIPERPGAYQEFIEVLGQRAITEFNYRYAPRAEARIFVGVQLAHPGQRAELLTALHAAGYPVTDLTDDEMAKVHIRHMVGGRAPEATDERLYAFTFPERPGALHEFLATLRGRWNISLFHYRNHGSDHGRVLAGLQVPDADLDEFQAFLGALGYPNQDMSRSPAYRLFLT; encoded by the coding sequence TGGCTCAAACGCGAGGACCAGCAGCCGATCTTCTCGTTCAAGCTGCGCGGCGCGTACAACCGCATGGCGCACCTCACCCCGCAGGAGCGGGCGGCGGGCGTGATCGCGGCGTCGGCCGGCAACCACGCGCAGGGCGTGGCGTTCGCCGCGCAGGAACTGGGCGTGCGGGCCGTGATCGTGATGCCCGCGACCACCCCGGACATCAAGGTCCGCGCCTGCCGGGCCCGCGGCGCGGAGGTGGTGCTGCACGGCGACAGCTTCAGTGACGCCGAGGCGCACGCCTACGGCCTGCAGGCCCGCGACGGCCTGACCTTCGTGCACCCGTACGACGACCCGCTGGTGCTGGCTGGTCAGGGCACGGTGGGCCTGGAACTGCTGCGGCAGGTGGAGGACACGGGCCCCACCACGGTGTTCGTGCCGGTGGGCGGCGGCGGGCTGATCGCGGGCACCGCCGCGGTCCTCAAGGCCCTGCGGCCCGGGTGGCGGGTGGTGGGTGTGCAGCCCGAGGACAGCGACGCCATGGTGCAGTCCGTTCACGCCGGGGAGCGCGTGCGGCTGGAGCAGGTGGGCCTGTTCGCGGACGGCGTGGCCGTCAAGCAGGTGGGGGCGCACACCTTCGCCCTGACCCGCCGGTACGTGGACGACTGGGTGCGGGTCAGCACCGACGAGATCTGCGCCGCCATGAAGGACGTGTTCGACGACACCCGCGCCGTGATGGAACCCGCCGGGGCGCTGGCCGTGGCCGGCCTGAAAAAGTACGCCACCGACCACGGCCTGCACGGCGAGACGCTGGTCGCCGTGACCAGCGGAGCGAACCTGAACTTCGACCGGTTGCGGCACGTGTCCGAACGCACCGAGATCGGCGAGAAACGCGAGGCGATCCTGGCCGTCACCATCCCCGAACGGCCCGGCGCGTACCAGGAGTTCATCGAGGTGCTCGGGCAGCGCGCCATCACCGAGTTCAACTACCGCTACGCCCCGCGCGCCGAGGCCCGCATCTTCGTGGGCGTGCAGCTCGCCCACCCCGGCCAGCGCGCGGAACTCCTCACGGCCCTGCACGCCGCCGGGTACCCGGTTACGGACCTCACCGACGACGAGATGGCCAAGGTCCACATCCGCCACATGGTCGGCGGCCGCGCGCCCGAAGCCACGGACGAACGGCTGTACGCCTTCACGTTCCCCGAGCGGCCCGGCGCGCTGCACGAGTTCCTGGCCACCCTGCGGGGCCGCTGGAACATCAGCCTGTTCCACTACCGCAACCACGGCAGCGACCACGGCCGCGTCCTGGCCGGCCTGCAGGTCCCGGACGCCGACCTGGACGAATTTCAGGCGTTCCTGGGCGCCCTGGGCTACCCGAACCAGGACATGAGCCGCAGCCCCGCCTACCGCCTGTTCCTCACCTAA